One part of the Vicia villosa cultivar HV-30 ecotype Madison, WI linkage group LG6, Vvil1.0, whole genome shotgun sequence genome encodes these proteins:
- the LOC131615184 gene encoding ubiquitin C-terminal hydrolase 12-like, with protein sequence MEDEESYIKIFETFTWKITEFTLLKNVAKVYSEAFVLGGYPWMIILYPSRNFLNIFFKAVQMKADHISEDWYRDVKFKLTLVNQLDPNKTITREYKNKFSASYRSRRYSFMPIDELYDPEKGFVLNDECIVEVELFVRESKLENQVNQAASLARHTNVEVLTNDLEVSWEEFKKYRTDLTWLEPHVQSALEIKNYVDKALRLEKWKENEAAVEFETEKLKTKLIGKS encoded by the exons ATGGAAGATGAAGAATCGTATATCAAGATATTTGAGACATTCACGTGGAAGATTACAGAATTCACTCTATTGAAGAATGTTGCTAAGGTTTATTCTGAGGCTTTCGTCCTTGGTGGTTATCCATG GATGATTATTCTGTATCCAAGCAGGAActtcttaaatatattttttaaggcTGTGCAAATGAAAGCTGACCATATAAGCGAGGATTGGTATAGAGATGTAAAATttaagttgactttagtcaatcAGCTCGATCCTAACAAAACAATCACACGAG AGTATAAGAACAAGTTCAGTGCAAGTTACCGATCAAGGCGCTACTCTTTCATGCCAATAGATGAGCTTTATGATCCTGAAAAGgggtttgttttgaatgatgaatGTATTGTTGAGGTTGAACTTTTTGTTCGTGAGTCGAAGCTTGAAAATCAAGTGAACCAAGCAGCTAGCTTAGCAAGGCATACCAATGTGGAGGTTCTAACTAATGATCTTGAAGTTTCATGGGAGGAGTTTAAGAAATATAGAACTGATCTCACTTGGTTAGAGCCTCATGTTCAATCTGCTttagaaattaaaaattatgtggaCAAAGCTTTACGTTTAGAAAAGTGGAAGGAGAATGAAGCAGCTGTAGAGTTTGAAACAGAAAAGCTGAAGACAAAATTGATTGGTAAATCTTGA
- the LOC131615183 gene encoding MATH domain and coiled-coil domain-containing protein At3g58340-like, producing MEHKQSSIITFEKFTWKVENFSFLEAEVYSESFVRCGYQWRISLFPRGNKLIKEDDNLSIYLEALQTSNMSEGWNRDVIFRLSVFNQLNTNMTITKESSNEFNASEDSLGFESFMTFAELHDPKRGFIVNDACIVGGEVFVSNSIHEKPINQTANLTSSLTFGSLMTLLGFREFEVPTPKQEECQGENLSELMDFKGLGQIEKAFVPLLEEVCSQKPSLIVCQQNRSSKCREWAFTALGRVLYFLKTRKVKDMNDLACKDLQIFWEELELFSFDLTWLKPHVQSALGMKRYLEELEEVEKLKINVASLELEMQMLKSKIATVEENLDAARSLLKAKDLEEILVPLRCKISKQWNGVYVPFHSIPFRSIPLCSAPLR from the exons ATGGAGCATAAACAATCTAGTATCATCACGTTTGAGAAATTCACTTGGAAGGTTGAGAACTTCTCTTTCTTGGAAGCTGAGGTTTATTCTGAGTCTTTCGTCCGCTGCGGGTATCAGTG GAGGATAAGTCTGTTTCCAAGAGGGAACAAACTCATCAAAGAAGATGACAACTTATCAATTTATTTGGAGGCTTTGCAAACTTCCAATATGTCTGAGGGATGGAACAGAGATGTCATATTTAGGTTATCTGTATTCAATCAACTCAATACCAACATGACTATCACTAAAG AATCTAGCAACGAGTTCAATGCAAGTGAGGATTCATTGGGTTTCGAATCATTCATGACATTTGCTGAGCTTCATGACCCAAAAAGAGGGTTTATTGTGAATGATGCTTGTATTGTTGGTGGAGAAGTTTTTGTTTCTAATTCAATACATGAGAAACCAATTAATCAAACAGCTAACTTAACTTCTTCCCTAACATTTGGAAGTCTAATGACTCTACTTGGGTTTAGAGAATTTGAAGTTCCAACTCCAAAGCAAGAAGAATGTCAAGGCGAAAATCTAAGCGAGCTTATGGATTTCAAGGGTTTAGGACAAATAGAAAAAGCTTTTGTTCCGTTGCTAGAGGAAGTATGTTCTCAGAAACCTTCACTTATTGTGTGTCAACAGAATAGAAGTAGCAAGTGTAGAGAATGGGCTTTCACTGCTTTGGGTAGAGTTCTTTATTTCCTTAAGACTAGAAAGGTGAAAGATATGAATGACTTAGCCTGTAAGGACCTTCAAATATTCTGGGAGGAACTTGAACTATTTAGTTTTGATTTGACATGGCTAAAGCCCCATGTTCAATCAGCCTTAGGAATGAAAAGATATTTGGAGGAGTTGGAGGAGGTCGAAAAGTTAAAGATTAATGTGGCATCTCTAGAGTTGGAAATGCAGATGCTTAAGTCAAAGATAGCTACAGTAGAGGAAAATCTTGATGCTGCAAGAAGCTTGTTGAAAGCAAAAGATCTTGAAGAGATATTAGTTCCGCTCCGTTGTAAAATATCCAAACAGTGGAATGGAGTTTATGTTCCGTTCCATTCCATTCCGTTCCGCTCCATTCCGCTCTGTTCCGCTCCGCTCCGTTAG